From Pedobacter africanus, the proteins below share one genomic window:
- a CDS encoding tagaturonate reductase, whose translation MTLSKNALAGLEPADLDLPKEGLFDLPEKVLQFGTGVLLRGLPDYFVDKANKKGLFNGRVVVVKSTSKGGTAEFDEQDSLYTICVRGIENGQPVEENIISSAISRVLTADQQWEEILAVATSPLLKVIVSNTTEVGIQLLEERIHEKVPASFPAKLLAVLYARYKALGESEDSELVVIATELISDNGKKLEAIVRQLATFNQLDEAFVKWLDANIHFCNSLVDRIVPGKPDDAALEKLEAELGYKDQLLIMAEPYRLWAIEGDQNITELLGLEAADHGIIVRRDIEIFKELKVRLLNGSHTLTSGIAYLLGIDTVTKAMNDKATRNYVNELMMQEIVGAIPYDVPEQEAVTFANTVIDRFANPSIQHLWINITFQYTMKMKIRILPVLLNYYKLYNRVPSHIAFGFAAFLLFMRSDKQDGNQYFGNYNGHVYAITDDEAAYFYNAAKQSGPDYVNLVLADHKVWGTDLSALSGFNETVQENYNNILKYGMPEALARLQETIQISK comes from the coding sequence ATGACTTTATCAAAAAATGCTTTGGCCGGCCTGGAACCTGCTGATCTCGACCTTCCAAAAGAAGGGCTGTTTGACCTCCCCGAAAAAGTGCTGCAATTTGGAACAGGCGTGCTGTTGCGCGGATTGCCGGATTACTTTGTAGACAAAGCCAACAAAAAGGGATTGTTTAACGGCAGGGTAGTGGTGGTAAAATCCACCAGCAAAGGCGGCACTGCAGAATTTGATGAACAGGATAGTTTATATACCATATGCGTACGGGGAATTGAGAACGGGCAACCTGTTGAGGAAAATATCATCTCCTCGGCCATCAGCCGTGTGCTCACAGCCGATCAGCAATGGGAAGAGATATTGGCTGTTGCGACATCGCCTTTATTAAAGGTCATCGTTTCCAATACCACGGAAGTGGGGATTCAGTTGCTTGAAGAAAGGATCCACGAGAAAGTGCCAGCATCATTTCCTGCAAAATTGTTGGCGGTGTTATATGCCCGCTATAAAGCACTTGGCGAGAGCGAGGACAGTGAACTGGTTGTAATTGCAACCGAGCTGATATCGGATAACGGTAAAAAACTGGAAGCCATTGTGCGCCAGCTTGCTACATTTAATCAGCTGGATGAGGCATTTGTAAAATGGCTGGATGCAAATATCCATTTCTGCAATTCGTTGGTAGACCGCATTGTGCCTGGTAAGCCTGATGATGCTGCACTCGAAAAGCTGGAAGCAGAGCTGGGCTATAAAGACCAGCTGCTCATCATGGCAGAACCCTATCGTTTATGGGCCATTGAAGGCGATCAAAATATTACTGAACTTTTAGGCCTGGAAGCAGCAGATCATGGCATTATTGTTAGGCGCGATATTGAGATATTTAAAGAATTAAAAGTGCGTTTGCTGAATGGTTCGCATACGCTCACATCAGGGATTGCTTACCTGTTGGGCATCGATACGGTTACCAAAGCCATGAACGATAAGGCAACGCGGAACTATGTGAATGAACTGATGATGCAGGAGATTGTGGGGGCTATCCCTTACGATGTACCGGAACAAGAAGCGGTAACTTTCGCTAATACTGTGATAGATCGCTTTGCTAATCCCAGTATTCAACACCTCTGGATCAACATTACTTTTCAGTATACCATGAAAATGAAGATCAGAATATTGCCTGTACTGCTCAACTATTACAAACTGTACAATAGGGTGCCTTCGCATATAGCCTTTGGCTTTGCTGCATTTTTGCTGTTCATGAGATCTGATAAACAAGATGGTAACCAATATTTTGGGAACTACAATGGTCATGTCTATGCAATAACCGATGATGAGGCAGCCTATTTTTATAATGCAGCAAAGCAAAGCGGCCCGGATTATGTAAATTTAGTATTGGCCGACCATAAGGTATGGGGTACAGACCTATCTGCTTTAAGCGGGTTTAATGAAACGGTACAAGAGAATTACAACAACATATTGAAATATGGCATGCCTGAGGCGTTAGCCAGGCTACAAGAAACAATACAAATATCAAAATGA
- the pelA gene encoding pectate lyase, with protein sequence MKLFVLICFFYLGLGPVKLHAQTLETDAVAENMLVYQRSIGGWPKAVGKVVVDYNKQLSETEKKTIKADSLHNDATIDNKATSKEIRYLVSAAKNKHNPRYLAAAQKGVDYLLLSQYENGGWSQYYPDHSLYRGEITYNDNAMINVLNILQDIVEGKNDFDQLNATYQSKAAAAVQKGIDCILNTQVVVNGTPTVWCAQYDEKTLKPAKARSFELISLSGAESVGITEFLMRIKKPSPAIVNAVKNAVNWFEKSKIEGYDFVFVEAKGTALGKDRVLVKKPGSVLWARFYDIGTNEPFFCGRDSVKRKTVAEIEQERRIGYAWYGTWAEPLLQKKYPAWLKKN encoded by the coding sequence ATGAAATTATTTGTTCTGATTTGTTTCTTTTACCTGGGCCTGGGGCCTGTAAAGCTGCATGCACAAACTTTGGAAACCGATGCAGTAGCCGAAAATATGTTAGTTTACCAGCGCAGTATAGGTGGCTGGCCCAAGGCGGTAGGCAAAGTTGTGGTAGATTACAATAAACAGCTTTCTGAAACGGAAAAGAAAACCATAAAGGCCGATTCCCTGCACAATGATGCAACCATAGACAATAAGGCCACGAGTAAGGAGATCAGGTACCTGGTCTCTGCAGCCAAAAACAAACACAACCCGAGGTATCTGGCAGCTGCCCAAAAAGGGGTAGATTACCTGCTGCTGTCGCAGTACGAAAACGGAGGCTGGTCGCAATACTACCCTGACCACAGCCTATACAGGGGCGAGATCACCTATAACGACAATGCAATGATCAATGTGCTGAACATTTTGCAGGACATTGTGGAAGGTAAAAATGACTTTGATCAGTTAAACGCTACCTATCAGTCCAAAGCTGCAGCTGCGGTTCAGAAGGGGATAGACTGTATCCTGAATACCCAGGTGGTAGTAAACGGAACGCCTACCGTATGGTGTGCACAATACGATGAAAAAACGCTGAAACCCGCTAAGGCCAGGTCTTTCGAACTGATCTCACTGAGTGGTGCGGAATCTGTGGGCATTACCGAATTCCTGATGCGCATAAAAAAGCCTTCGCCTGCCATTGTAAATGCAGTGAAAAATGCGGTAAACTGGTTTGAGAAATCTAAAATAGAGGGTTATGATTTTGTTTTTGTTGAGGCAAAGGGTACGGCGCTGGGTAAAGACCGTGTGCTGGTCAAAAAACCGGGATCGGTACTTTGGGCGCGTTTTTATGATATAGGTACAAATGAGCCTTTTTTTTGTGGCCGCGATAGTGTAAAAAGAAAGACCGTTGCTGAAATTGAACAGGAAAGACGCATAGGCTATGCCTGGTACGGCACCTGGGCCGAACCTTTACTGCAAAAAAAATACCCTGCCTGGCTTAAGAAAAATTAA